A single region of the Calditrichota bacterium genome encodes:
- a CDS encoding nitroreductase family protein, translating into MRSFLELVQTRRSIRKFADRPVERDKILTCIEAARWAPSAEHVQPWRFVVVDDPTLKAKLAAAAFGGIYAPTRWAAAAPVLIALLAKPDVLANRLGARIQGTRYYLLDMGIAGEHVVLQAHELGLGACWIGWFSERGARKALGIPRRYRVVSLIALGYPAHAPLKPKARKSLEEICRFNTSEGL; encoded by the coding sequence ATGCGGTCATTCCTCGAACTGGTGCAGACTCGCCGCAGCATTAGAAAGTTCGCCGACCGGCCGGTGGAGCGGGACAAGATTCTCACCTGCATTGAGGCGGCACGATGGGCGCCCTCTGCCGAGCACGTGCAGCCGTGGCGGTTCGTGGTGGTGGATGACCCGACGCTCAAGGCAAAGTTAGCGGCTGCTGCTTTCGGTGGCATCTACGCGCCCACGCGTTGGGCTGCTGCCGCGCCCGTACTCATCGCCCTGCTGGCCAAACCCGACGTGCTGGCCAATCGCTTGGGGGCGCGGATCCAGGGGACCAGGTACTACCTCTTGGACATGGGCATTGCTGGCGAGCACGTGGTCTTGCAGGCGCATGAGCTGGGCCTGGGCGCTTGCTGGATTGGCTGGTTCAGCGAACGCGGTGCGCGCAAGGCGCTGGGCATACCGCGGCGCTACCGGGTTGTCAGCCTCATCGCCCTTGGCTACCCTGCCCATGCGCCCCTCAAGCCGAAAGCGCGCAAGAGCCTTGAAGAGATCTGTCGGTTCAATACGAGCGAGGGACTGTAG
- the sfsA gene encoding DNA/RNA nuclease SfsA: MQLPAPLFSGTLVRRYQRFLADVRLADGRLVTAHCPNSGSMRGCSAPGSLVLLSVANDPKRRCAFTWELVMVDGAWVGINTLRANRLVAEALRGGLVPELSGYDELKPEVRFAPHTRFDFMLSGPAGRCFVEVKNVTLVEGGVAYFPDAVTTRGKRHLEELVAAVARGWRAVIFFVVQRSDAQLLRPADHIDPAYGGALRQAVAAGVECVAYRARVSESCIELERRISCCIERTGQKSASWPRRRRERMH; the protein is encoded by the coding sequence ATGCAACTGCCCGCCCCCTTGTTCTCCGGCACGCTCGTGCGGCGCTATCAGCGATTTCTCGCGGACGTGCGTTTGGCCGATGGCAGGCTGGTGACAGCCCATTGTCCCAATAGCGGCAGCATGCGCGGATGCAGCGCGCCGGGGAGCCTTGTGCTCCTCTCCGTTGCTAACGACCCCAAGCGGCGTTGCGCCTTCACCTGGGAGCTGGTGATGGTGGACGGCGCATGGGTGGGCATCAATACGCTGCGGGCTAACCGCCTGGTGGCAGAGGCATTGCGTGGCGGACTGGTGCCCGAACTTTCCGGCTACGACGAATTGAAGCCGGAGGTGCGGTTCGCTCCCCACACGCGCTTCGACTTCATGCTGAGCGGGCCCGCTGGCCGCTGCTTTGTGGAAGTGAAGAACGTCACCTTGGTCGAGGGTGGCGTCGCCTACTTTCCTGACGCGGTGACCACGCGCGGTAAACGGCACCTCGAAGAGCTGGTCGCGGCGGTCGCCCGCGGGTGGCGTGCAGTCATCTTCTTTGTGGTGCAAAGGAGTGATGCGCAGCTCCTGCGGCCAGCTGACCACATCGACCCGGCCTATGGCGGTGCCCTGCGGCAGGCAGTGGCGGCGGGCGTGGAGTGCGTGGCCTATCGGGCGCGGGTTTCCGAGAGTTGCATCGAATTGGAGCGACGGATATCCTGCTGTATTGAACGGACTGGACAGAAGAGCGCGAGTTGGCCAAGGCGCCGCCGCGAAAGAATGCATTGA
- a CDS encoding DNA helicase UvrD, which translates to MGIAEVAKWARRKGIALMGTGDFTHPKYRQEIEATLQEDGHGLLLPKDGDGSVRFVLSAELSAVYAQGGRTRKVHLLVYAPTLAGADTITRALQVRGRLDADGRPTFALSARDLTRVILDACPEAMVIPAHAWTPWFSVFGANSGFDSLEECFQDMTPHIKAIETGLSSDPAMNWRLSKLDHITLVSNSDAHSPSRIGREANVFDCELDYFCLKEVIETGDRQRFLMTIEFFPEEGKYHFDGHRRCGVVFSPEETKRRGGLCPVCGRQLTIGVMHRVDELADRPPGFVPANAVPAVHLIPLQEIIAEALGQGVDTVGVQNEYLRLVAEAGSEFRLLLDLDERELASFVPERILTGIMRVRQGKLHIVPGHDGEFGKIIIFAEDEQQGQAQLSLF; encoded by the coding sequence ATGGGTATCGCCGAGGTGGCCAAGTGGGCGCGGCGCAAAGGGATCGCGCTCATGGGCACGGGCGACTTTACCCATCCCAAGTATCGGCAAGAGATCGAGGCCACGCTTCAGGAGGACGGACACGGTCTGCTCCTGCCCAAGGATGGTGACGGCAGCGTCCGCTTTGTGCTGAGCGCGGAGCTGTCCGCCGTCTACGCGCAGGGCGGCAGGACGCGGAAGGTGCACCTCTTGGTCTACGCCCCGACGCTGGCCGGGGCAGACACCATCACCAGGGCCTTGCAGGTGCGCGGGAGACTGGACGCAGACGGACGTCCCACCTTTGCCCTGTCCGCACGTGACCTGACGCGCGTGATCCTGGACGCTTGTCCTGAGGCGATGGTGATCCCCGCCCACGCCTGGACGCCGTGGTTTTCAGTCTTTGGCGCCAACTCTGGATTCGATTCCCTGGAAGAGTGTTTCCAGGACATGACGCCGCACATCAAGGCCATCGAGACCGGGCTTTCGTCCGACCCGGCGATGAACTGGCGCTTGTCGAAACTGGATCACATCACTCTGGTCTCCAATTCCGATGCCCACTCTCCTTCGCGCATAGGACGGGAGGCCAACGTTTTCGACTGCGAGCTGGACTACTTCTGCCTCAAGGAGGTCATCGAAACTGGCGACCGTCAGCGCTTTCTCATGACCATCGAGTTTTTCCCCGAGGAGGGGAAGTACCACTTTGACGGACATCGGCGATGCGGTGTGGTGTTCTCGCCGGAGGAGACCAAACGCCGTGGCGGTCTTTGCCCGGTGTGTGGCAGGCAGCTCACCATTGGCGTCATGCATCGGGTTGATGAGCTCGCCGACCGGCCGCCTGGTTTCGTGCCCGCCAACGCAGTTCCTGCCGTGCACCTCATTCCCCTGCAGGAGATTATCGCTGAGGCGTTGGGACAAGGGGTGGATACCGTGGGCGTGCAGAACGAGTACCTGCGACTGGTCGCAGAAGCGGGCAGTGAGTTCCGCCTCCTCCTCGACCTTGACGAACGTGAGCTTGCCAGCTTTGTGCCCGAACGCATTCTCACGGGCATCATGCGGGTGCGACAGGGCAAGCTCCACATTGTGCCTGGCCACGACGGGGAGTTCGGCAAGATCATCATCTTCGCCGAGGACGAGCAGCAGGGCCAGGCCCAACTCAGCCTTTTTTGA
- the rlmB gene encoding 23S rRNA (guanosine(2251)-2'-O)-methyltransferase RlmB, whose amino-acid sequence MQNLVYGRNPVRELLRSRRGVRRLWLATTLSPGATQEFLSLAAAANVPAERLPAEELTRMAQTPKHQGVVAEVEPFAYAGIDDMFRRADERHEPPLLVLLDGVEDPHNLGAIIRSAEAAGAHGVIIPRDRAVAVTPVVEKAAAGATAHLPVVRVTNVARTMEELKERGVWFFGAAEDAPQDYTAADLTGSTALVLGGEGRGLRRLTRERCDFLVRIPMHGRISSLNVSVAAGILLFEARRQRRER is encoded by the coding sequence TTGCAAAATCTGGTTTACGGACGCAATCCGGTGCGCGAGCTCTTACGCAGCAGGCGGGGCGTGCGCCGCTTGTGGCTTGCCACCACCCTCAGCCCGGGAGCAACGCAGGAGTTCCTCTCCCTGGCTGCCGCCGCCAATGTGCCGGCCGAACGTTTGCCCGCAGAAGAGCTCACCCGAATGGCGCAGACCCCCAAGCACCAAGGAGTGGTAGCCGAAGTGGAGCCATTTGCCTACGCAGGGATTGACGACATGTTCCGGCGAGCCGATGAGCGGCACGAGCCCCCGCTGCTTGTCCTCCTGGATGGCGTGGAGGATCCCCACAACCTCGGCGCCATCATCCGCTCGGCCGAAGCGGCGGGAGCGCATGGGGTCATTATCCCGCGTGACCGTGCCGTGGCCGTCACCCCTGTGGTGGAGAAAGCTGCTGCTGGCGCAACTGCTCATCTGCCGGTGGTGAGGGTTACCAACGTGGCACGGACAATGGAAGAGCTGAAGGAAAGAGGCGTGTGGTTCTTTGGGGCAGCCGAAGATGCGCCGCAGGACTATACCGCCGCGGATCTCACCGGGTCCACCGCGTTGGTCTTGGGAGGGGAAGGACGGGGGCTACGGCGCCTGACGCGGGAGAGGTGCGACTTTCTGGTGCGCATCCCCATGCACGGCAGGATTAGTTCGCTCAACGTGTCGGTGGCAGCCGGCATCCTGCTTTTTGAGGCTCGCCGGCAGCGCCGCGAAAGGTAA
- a CDS encoding peroxiredoxin has protein sequence MPRVSAPAPEFTLPADDGSIVSLSDFRGTRRVVLYFYPQDRTPGCSLEAAAFRDRLGSIDSLGATVLGVSVDNAQSHQEFCQELELNFRLLSDTSGAVCRAYGSMGPDGRAHRSTFVIDERGNVRAVFPVVKVQGHVDEVLRVLRAMGALRPEQTP, from the coding sequence ATGCCGCGGGTCAGCGCCCCGGCGCCAGAGTTCACGCTTCCTGCAGACGACGGCTCGATAGTGAGCCTGAGTGACTTCCGCGGCACGCGACGGGTAGTCCTCTACTTCTACCCTCAGGACCGCACGCCCGGCTGCTCACTTGAAGCCGCGGCTTTCCGCGACCGCCTGGGCAGCATCGATTCTTTGGGAGCCACGGTGTTGGGGGTGAGCGTCGACAACGCCCAGTCGCACCAGGAGTTCTGCCAGGAGCTCGAACTCAACTTCCGCCTGCTCAGCGACACCAGTGGTGCGGTCTGCCGCGCTTACGGCAGCATGGGCCCGGACGGCAGGGCGCACCGCTCCACTTTTGTCATTGACGAACGCGGCAACGTGCGCGCCGTCTTCCCCGTGGTGAAGGTGCAGGGACACGTGGACGAAGTGCTGCGAGTTTTGCGCGCCATGGGGGCGCTTCGCCCGGAACAGACGCCGTGA
- a CDS encoding 1-acyl-sn-glycerol-3-phosphate acyltransferase, which yields MERILLNEKLYDLWKKRSEWWVRTQRVCVSGLQHIPRQGAAVLAANHINWKDIFFIGGVVPRRVSFVGTAELFDLEVCREMVERYIREHFSFAWAKGTIRKVSDWAARVMVSRVPYCGTIPVKRGVNDKSFFELAKEALRQGSLLCIFPEGGTSRPERLRRFKHGLAKIVYDLHHEGLEDIPILPTALRGTEHPYFPGRKLTFRVGAPHYIRDYLLNHEKQTLRLFSERLRDSVQELLERGRKYARRVGFNEESAAEDSTVEEFPLCAT from the coding sequence ATGGAGCGGATCCTCCTCAACGAAAAACTGTATGACTTGTGGAAAAAGCGCTCGGAATGGTGGGTGCGCACGCAACGCGTCTGCGTGTCCGGCCTGCAGCACATCCCTCGTCAAGGGGCAGCCGTGCTGGCGGCCAACCACATCAACTGGAAAGACATTTTCTTTATCGGGGGTGTGGTGCCTCGGCGGGTCTCATTTGTCGGGACGGCCGAGCTCTTCGACCTCGAGGTCTGTCGCGAGATGGTGGAGCGGTACATTCGCGAACATTTCTCTTTCGCCTGGGCCAAGGGCACTATTCGCAAGGTGAGTGATTGGGCGGCGCGAGTGATGGTCTCGCGCGTGCCCTATTGTGGCACCATTCCGGTCAAACGCGGGGTAAACGACAAGTCGTTCTTTGAGTTGGCCAAAGAGGCGCTGCGGCAGGGCAGCCTGCTGTGCATCTTTCCCGAAGGTGGGACCTCCCGCCCCGAGCGTTTGCGTCGTTTCAAGCACGGCTTGGCGAAGATCGTCTACGACTTGCATCACGAGGGGTTGGAGGACATCCCCATTTTGCCCACGGCTCTGCGCGGCACCGAGCACCCCTACTTTCCGGGCAGGAAGCTGACGTTCCGCGTAGGTGCCCCGCATTACATTCGCGACTACCTCCTCAACCACGAGAAACAGACCCTGCGTCTGTTCAGCGAAAGGCTCCGAGACAGCGTCCAAGAGCTCTTGGAGAGGGGGAGAAAGTACGCGCGGCGCGTTGGCTTCAACGAGGAGAGCGCTGCCGAGGACTCGACCGTGGAGGAGTTCCCTCTGTGCGCCACGTGA
- a CDS encoding polysaccharide deacetylase family protein: MLSESEEYCKNHPDRLAKRHCFVCGAPICAECKRLAFHHVFCSTACIGRFLLAQAARAIGRGASRLRRLRWRPSFQSLFNLLIAMALVIAALTLLRLLRTSQRLEQHLTGFGLPLSVEAPDTSALRVSGPGAMVSSSTFDIVGEAGPNQIISLWADGNLLAVTMAPEGTFRFAGVQARRGQNRFVVRATSADGSVQVLQTIEFFYGLPTVNYLARSFDRGPTDTRLVALTFDGGSSDNAAAEVLDALRSKGVRCTMFLTGAFIRRYPDLVRQMVADGHEIGNHTWSHPHLTTYAENGRHLTRPGVTRELLHRELLATEELFRKVTGKEMAKLWRAPYGEHNAEIRAWAAELGYRQVGWTMGRNGNETMDTLDWVADKNSPAYHTAEEVVERIVNFGRSEPQGAAGAIILMHLGTERKDDQVHKMVPLIIDGLRERNYIFVTVSRMM; encoded by the coding sequence ATGCTGAGCGAGAGCGAAGAGTACTGCAAGAACCACCCGGATCGTCTTGCCAAACGGCACTGCTTCGTGTGTGGAGCGCCTATCTGCGCAGAGTGCAAGCGGCTGGCGTTTCACCACGTATTTTGCAGCACCGCCTGCATCGGTCGCTTTCTGCTCGCTCAGGCTGCGCGGGCTATTGGCAGGGGAGCATCCCGCTTGCGCAGGCTCCGTTGGCGCCCGAGTTTTCAGTCCCTCTTCAACTTGCTCATCGCCATGGCACTGGTCATTGCCGCTTTGACGCTACTGCGCCTGCTACGCACCAGCCAGCGCCTGGAACAGCACCTGACCGGCTTTGGCTTACCCCTCAGCGTGGAAGCACCGGATACGAGCGCCCTGCGCGTCAGCGGGCCAGGGGCGATGGTGAGCAGCAGTACCTTCGACATCGTCGGCGAGGCAGGGCCGAACCAGATCATTAGCCTGTGGGCCGATGGGAATTTGCTGGCGGTGACCATGGCGCCCGAGGGCACATTTCGTTTCGCGGGCGTACAGGCCCGGCGCGGCCAGAACCGGTTTGTAGTCCGCGCCACCTCGGCGGACGGCTCCGTCCAGGTCTTGCAGACCATTGAGTTTTTCTACGGCTTGCCCACGGTCAACTACCTGGCGCGATCTTTCGATCGGGGCCCTACCGACACGCGCCTGGTGGCCCTGACCTTTGACGGCGGCTCTTCGGACAACGCGGCAGCTGAGGTTCTCGATGCGCTGCGCAGCAAGGGCGTGCGCTGCACTATGTTCCTGACCGGAGCCTTTATCCGCCGCTACCCCGACCTTGTCCGTCAGATGGTTGCCGACGGACATGAGATCGGTAACCACACCTGGTCTCACCCACATCTTACCACCTATGCGGAAAACGGTCGCCACCTGACCAGGCCTGGCGTGACGCGCGAGCTGTTGCACCGCGAGCTCCTCGCCACCGAGGAGCTGTTCCGGAAAGTCACGGGCAAGGAGATGGCCAAGTTGTGGCGGGCGCCGTACGGCGAGCATAATGCCGAAATTCGCGCGTGGGCCGCCGAGCTCGGCTACCGCCAGGTCGGGTGGACCATGGGACGGAACGGCAACGAGACCATGGACACTTTGGATTGGGTGGCGGACAAGAACTCACCGGCATACCACACGGCCGAGGAGGTGGTGGAGCGCATCGTGAACTTTGGGCGCTCCGAACCGCAAGGGGCAGCGGGCGCCATCATCCTCATGCATTTGGGCACGGAACGCAAGGACGACCAAGTGCACAAAATGGTGCCGCTCATTATCGATGGCCTGCGGGAAAGAAACTATATTTTTGTGACCGTTTCGCGGATGATGTAG